From a region of the Streptomyces tirandamycinicus genome:
- a CDS encoding sigma-70 family RNA polymerase sigma factor → MISSALPADGDATARTPSADESITSWALAARAGDADAVERFVRALHRDVLRYVAHLCGDPQSADDLAQDTFLRALGSLHRFEGRSSARAWLLSIARRAVIDSYRYAAARPRLHDVPDWQLAVELAQPGDLPGFDEGVALLELLAGLPRERREAFVLTQMLGLPYAEAAELSDCPVGTVRSRVARARATLMELLTEAEDQAAPVLAA, encoded by the coding sequence GTGATCTCTTCCGCCCTGCCCGCCGACGGTGACGCCACGGCAAGGACGCCGTCGGCCGACGAGTCGATCACGTCCTGGGCGCTTGCCGCCCGTGCCGGTGACGCCGACGCGGTGGAGCGCTTCGTCCGCGCCCTGCACCGCGACGTCCTGCGCTATGTCGCCCATCTGTGCGGCGATCCCCAGTCCGCCGACGACCTCGCACAGGACACCTTCCTGCGCGCGCTCGGCAGCCTCCACCGCTTCGAGGGGCGGTCCTCGGCCCGCGCCTGGCTCCTGTCCATCGCCCGCCGCGCGGTGATCGACAGCTACCGGTACGCGGCCGCGCGGCCCAGACTGCACGACGTACCGGACTGGCAACTCGCGGTCGAACTCGCCCAGCCGGGCGACCTGCCCGGCTTCGACGAGGGCGTCGCGCTGCTCGAACTGCTGGCGGGCCTGCCGCGGGAGCGGCGGGAGGCGTTCGTCCTCACCCAGATGCTCGGGCTGCCCTACGCGGAGGCGGCCGAACTCAGCGACTGCCCGGTCGGAACGGTGCGTTCCCGTGTGGCCCGCGCCCGGGCGACGCTCATGGAGCTGCTGACCGAAGCGGAGGACCAGGCCGCGCCGGTACTGGCGGCCTGA
- a CDS encoding FecCD family ABC transporter permease, with amino-acid sequence MLDTLSAPRREKAKTPGEARTVPAGMIALVLGAALLAALTAAVSWGSTSIPPAEVWSVVGRRLTGEPPRPGTDDLIVWQLRVPRALLAALVGAGLGLVGTAVQALVRNPLADPYLLGISNGASLGAVAAIVLGLGAGGALGLGLSGAAFLGALGTFALVWTVARRGGGFAPLRLVLAGVAIGQFLSGFTSYLVLQTGDEQQTHSVLFWLMGSLSGASWPVLAVPAAAVPAALLWLHARGRGLNALLMGDETAAGLGVDVTRLRRELFTVTSVLTGVLVAVSGAIAFVALMVPHACRLVVGGDHRRLLPVSALFGALLLVVVDIVCRTAMDTQELPVGVVTSLIGAPALLYLLDRRLGSGS; translated from the coding sequence GTGCTGGACACGCTGTCCGCGCCCCGCCGCGAGAAGGCGAAGACGCCCGGCGAGGCGCGGACCGTACCCGCCGGGATGATCGCCCTCGTCCTCGGCGCGGCACTGCTGGCCGCCCTGACGGCGGCGGTCTCCTGGGGCTCCACGTCCATCCCGCCCGCGGAGGTGTGGAGCGTGGTGGGCAGACGGCTGACCGGCGAGCCGCCGCGGCCCGGCACCGACGACCTGATCGTGTGGCAGCTGCGGGTACCCCGGGCGCTGCTCGCCGCGCTCGTCGGCGCCGGACTCGGCCTCGTCGGGACGGCCGTGCAGGCGCTCGTCCGCAACCCGCTGGCCGACCCGTACCTGCTGGGCATCTCCAACGGGGCCTCGCTGGGCGCCGTCGCCGCGATCGTGCTGGGCCTCGGCGCCGGCGGCGCGCTGGGACTCGGGCTGTCCGGTGCCGCGTTCCTCGGCGCACTGGGCACGTTCGCCCTGGTGTGGACGGTGGCCCGGCGAGGCGGCGGGTTCGCGCCGCTGCGGCTGGTGCTGGCCGGTGTGGCGATCGGGCAGTTCCTGTCCGGCTTCACCAGCTACCTGGTGCTGCAGACCGGCGACGAACAGCAGACCCACAGCGTGCTGTTCTGGCTCATGGGCAGCCTGAGCGGCGCGAGCTGGCCGGTGCTCGCGGTGCCCGCCGCCGCGGTGCCCGCCGCGCTGCTCTGGCTCCACGCGCGCGGCCGCGGACTCAACGCCCTGCTGATGGGCGACGAGACGGCCGCCGGACTCGGCGTCGACGTCACCAGACTGCGCCGCGAGCTGTTCACGGTGACGAGCGTGCTGACCGGGGTGCTGGTCGCCGTGTCCGGCGCCATCGCCTTCGTCGCCCTGATGGTGCCGCACGCCTGCCGTCTGGTCGTCGGCGGCGACCACCGCCGGCTGCTGCCGGTCTCCGCCCTCTTCGGTGCGCTGCTGCTGGTGGTGGTGGACATCGTGTGCCGGACGGCGATGGACACCCAGGAGCTGCCGGTCGGTGTGGTGACCTCGCTGATCGGGGCGCCCGCACTGCTGTATCTGCTGGACCGGCGGCTGGGGAGCGGCAGTTGA
- a CDS encoding ABC transporter ATP-binding protein, translated as MRIDIEDLHVAYAGRTVVSGARLVAAEGEITGLVGPNGSGKSTLLRTVYRHLRPVAGRVLLAGSDIRELSPARSARHVAALPQERGSEFELTVREVVAMGRTPYKRAFTGDDAADRDIVARALADVGMADAAGRRFTALSGGERQRVLLARAFAQDPDVLVLDEPTNHLDVRHQVELLALLRAQRRTTLVSLHDLNAAASVCDRLHVLHAGTVVASGPPREVITPGLMAEVFGVRAAVVDHPLTGDPLIAFDHRAPAGDGTAPALEANTAG; from the coding sequence TTGAGGATCGACATCGAGGACCTGCACGTCGCCTACGCGGGCCGTACGGTCGTCTCCGGCGCCCGGCTGGTCGCGGCCGAGGGGGAGATCACCGGCCTGGTCGGCCCGAACGGCAGCGGGAAGTCCACCCTCCTGCGCACCGTCTACCGGCATCTGCGCCCCGTCGCGGGCCGCGTCCTGCTGGCCGGGTCCGACATCCGTGAGCTGTCCCCGGCCCGCTCGGCACGCCATGTCGCGGCGCTGCCGCAGGAGCGCGGCAGCGAGTTCGAGCTGACGGTACGGGAGGTGGTGGCGATGGGGCGTACACCGTACAAGCGGGCGTTCACCGGGGACGACGCCGCCGACCGGGACATCGTCGCCCGCGCCCTGGCGGACGTCGGCATGGCGGACGCGGCCGGACGGCGCTTCACCGCCCTGTCCGGGGGCGAGCGGCAACGGGTGCTGCTGGCACGGGCGTTCGCCCAGGACCCGGACGTCCTGGTGCTCGACGAGCCGACCAACCACCTCGACGTCCGGCACCAGGTGGAACTGCTCGCCCTCCTCCGGGCGCAGCGCCGCACCACCCTGGTGTCGCTGCACGACCTCAACGCCGCCGCCTCCGTGTGCGACCGGCTGCACGTGCTGCACGCCGGGACCGTCGTCGCGTCGGGGCCGCCGCGCGAGGTGATCACACCCGGGCTGATGGCGGAGGTGTTCGGCGTCCGGGCCGCCGTGGTCGACCACCCCCTGACCGGCGACCCGCTCATCGCCTTCGACCACCGGGCACCCGCCGGCGACGGCACGGCCCCCGCACTGGAGGCCAACACGGCCGGATGA
- a CDS encoding heavy-metal-associated domain-containing protein, translated as MTRKHYNVTGMSCGHCVASITEEIREVDGVSEVVVDLAANTVTVHGTGLDDERLRAAIVEAGYEIGDPVPA; from the coding sequence ATGACCCGGAAGCACTACAACGTCACCGGTATGAGCTGCGGGCACTGCGTGGCGAGCATCACCGAGGAGATCCGCGAAGTGGACGGTGTGAGCGAGGTCGTGGTCGATCTGGCCGCGAACACCGTCACCGTGCACGGCACCGGCCTCGACGACGAGCGGCTGCGGGCCGCCATCGTCGAGGCCGGATACGAGATCGGTGATCCGGTGCCCGCCTGA
- a CDS encoding ABC transporter substrate-binding protein, which yields MRARVWCGTTVAVLGLLAAGCGGGKDSEDKGTEKSAASGGFPVTVTDCMGAETAFTEAPQKIVTSNASSLEILLRLGAGDKVIGTGFPPAEGALPAELDARAQKVEVLSQTVIPKEKLLGSGADLYIDTFASMAGMGGGMGDAPTEEEFKAAGIKHVYLKSTACAPMSKGPSKDLSAVQDDITSLGAVTGTSAKARELVAGMKEKVDGVQKAIGGTAEDARPTYFFFDFDAGTKQPIAVCNRQVANAVITLAGARNVFADCDGDFKQVSWEDVVSRNPDWIQLGVRDRGSEAADEKAFDEAQKWLEGNPATKGLKAVKDGRFLRIGSERTTIAGVENATTVQDIARAVHPDKVK from the coding sequence ATGCGTGCTCGTGTGTGGTGTGGTACGACGGTCGCGGTGCTCGGCCTGCTCGCGGCCGGTTGCGGTGGCGGGAAGGACTCCGAGGACAAGGGCACGGAGAAGTCCGCGGCCTCCGGCGGCTTCCCGGTGACCGTCACCGACTGCATGGGCGCCGAAACCGCCTTCACCGAGGCCCCGCAGAAGATCGTCACCAGCAACGCCTCCAGCCTGGAGATCCTGCTCCGCCTGGGCGCGGGCGACAAGGTGATCGGCACCGGGTTCCCGCCCGCCGAGGGCGCGCTGCCCGCCGAACTGGACGCCCGGGCACAGAAGGTCGAGGTGCTCAGCCAGACGGTCATACCGAAGGAGAAGCTCCTCGGCTCCGGCGCCGACCTGTACATCGACACCTTCGCCTCGATGGCCGGCATGGGCGGCGGCATGGGCGACGCGCCGACCGAGGAGGAGTTCAAGGCCGCCGGGATCAAGCACGTCTACCTCAAGTCCACGGCGTGCGCCCCGATGAGCAAGGGCCCGTCGAAGGACCTGTCCGCGGTCCAGGACGACATCACCTCCCTCGGAGCCGTCACCGGCACGAGCGCGAAGGCCCGGGAACTCGTCGCCGGGATGAAGGAGAAGGTCGACGGCGTACAGAAGGCGATCGGAGGGACCGCGGAGGACGCCCGGCCGACGTACTTCTTCTTCGACTTCGACGCGGGCACCAAGCAGCCGATCGCCGTGTGCAACCGCCAGGTCGCCAACGCGGTGATCACCCTGGCGGGCGCCCGCAACGTGTTCGCCGACTGCGACGGCGACTTCAAGCAGGTCAGCTGGGAGGACGTGGTGTCCAGGAACCCGGACTGGATCCAGCTCGGCGTACGCGACCGGGGCAGCGAGGCCGCCGACGAGAAGGCGTTCGACGAGGCGCAGAAGTGGCTCGAGGGCAACCCCGCCACCAAGGGCCTGAAGGCCGTGAAGGACGGCAGGTTCCTGCGCATCGGCTCCGAGCGCACCACCATCGCGGGCGTGGAGAACGCCACCACGGTCCAGGACATCGCCCGGGCCGTCCACCCCGACAAGGTCAAGTAG